Proteins found in one Mycoplasmopsis gallopavonis genomic segment:
- a CDS encoding tRNA (cytidine(34)-2'-O)-methyltransferase, with amino-acid sequence MLNIVLYQPEICPNTGNIIRTCFALGAKLHIIKPIGFDLHPKWLRRYGAGRMLSDIRHEVHASYEDFYKKYHDKQIYYVTRYGLNLYSDINYQEVYDQTKEVWLMFGRESTGIDKQILQNNLSNCIRIPMVSAMRSINLANCVSILGFEVMRQLDFQDLSKFEVEKGKITSLIMILTSKTNPKIKELKKLQQKNIVIKKMLF; translated from the coding sequence ATGTTAAATATAGTTTTATATCAACCCGAAATTTGTCCAAATACAGGAAATATTATTCGGACATGTTTTGCTCTTGGAGCAAAACTTCATATTATTAAACCAATTGGTTTTGATTTGCATCCCAAATGATTACGTAGATATGGTGCGGGAAGAATGCTTTCTGATATTAGACATGAAGTTCATGCATCATATGAAGATTTTTACAAAAAATATCATGATAAACAAATTTATTATGTTACTCGCTATGGTTTAAATTTATATAGTGATATTAATTATCAAGAAGTTTATGATCAAACCAAGGAAGTTTGATTAATGTTCGGAAGAGAATCAACAGGAATTGATAAGCAAATTCTTCAAAATAATTTATCAAATTGCATTAGAATTCCGATGGTTTCTGCGATGCGTTCTATTAATTTGGCTAATTGTGTAAGTATTTTAGGTTTTGAAGTGATGCGTCAATTAGATTTTCAAGATTTATCTAAATTCGAAGTAGAAAAAGGAAAAATTACCTCATTGATAATGATTTTAACAAGTAAAACTAATCCGAAAATTAAAGAATTAAAAAAATTACAGCAAAAAAATATCGTGATCAAGAAAATGCTTTTTTAA